From the Sebastes fasciatus isolate fSebFas1 chromosome 3, fSebFas1.pri, whole genome shotgun sequence genome, one window contains:
- the polq gene encoding DNA polymerase theta isoform X1: MSSSGPLKKKSYMGQHQIKKKKGFQAPDEPPEGDRLLQKKQHISGKTKLSKDSFMDGGAVFPLGESTLALDEEMLQVLDAVDPVKPAANNACPTTVNRDVQEKPASSSAVFARAPQPTGPHRAPSNQGRVCGRSNQRPGWSADCKDLAQRLLFSEDSEEVGHAQRGIQPPPAPTCINGPQQAGSSTKQTSRRKSSPCSKDKNGSNMNADPPLDASREYILFSPTRLAAARKRAKLQASLQNQSASVLTVPSGLDVSPLSDTLPQPGIALCAPAGQAEKLLLCSWGLPKPVLERYQKHGVTHMFEWQAQCLMVGQVLQGGNLVYSAPTSAGKTLVSELLMLKRVLETKRKALFILPFVSVAKEKMHYLQSVFEEAGVRVEGYMGSTSAAGGFKALDVAVCTIEKANSLINRLIEEDNMALLGMVVVDELHMVGDSGRGYLLELLLTKIRYIAQKQNTTGSLSEGVQIIGMSATLPNLSLLASWLGAELYQTDYRPVPLHEHLKVGCNIYDKSLSVVRQFTPALHVKGDDDHIVSLCYETVREGRSVLLFCPSKNWCEKLADSIAREFYNIRHTDRQGEAEPQPVCLDREGLVDVVAQLRRTPAGLDPILQRTVPWGVAFHHAGLTFDERDVLEGAFRQGMVRVLAATSTLSSGVNLPARRVIIRTPTFNGHLLDPLTYKQMAGRAGRQGVDTTGESVLVCKEAERQKGISLLTGALQPISSCLVRREGEGVTTSMLRAILEIIVGGVASTPQDVKSYALCSLLAASMTRDGKKESNEETNKGAIEACVEWLMENEFISIQKDGQEERYCPTQLGGATLSSSLSPPEALGIFADLQRAMKGFVLENDLHILYLITPLYAEWTTIDWYQFFCLWEQLSSSMKRVAELVGVQEGFLARSVGGKIVAKTEKQRRQMAIHKRFFTTLVLQDLVNEVPLGTVASKYNCNRGQLQSLQQSASTYAGMVTVFCKRLGWHNMELLLSQYQTRLSFGVQRELVDLVRVSLLNATRARALYAQGLCTVAELARATVADVEKALRNAVPFKSSKCAVDESEMEAAERRSLRCVWVTGGRALTEQEAAIEIVSEARLLLREDLAQLGVQWDPTTLPPEAPAVNDPDDADASSVSCLSSHEAQVNSNTDHQEGDRVKKSESKDIDGHGGEKKEEDKREKAEGEANREDGKSRPEDMVAKEQRKVDGTEPDVRQTGSEVPVERGNNETNKEILMANDTEDSDAKRERQKHTRSKQEGESCKKAEPKEEETSKEIVSVRPESPQANCKVPERSLTQELAEIICSPLLRPRPRPPPSPSPMPPPRFRAPISRVEVQHSYPTRTSRGDGASPVHPGRLKHSRALSKVLHSIQTDKSLQDNVEAAQTSHSKPSVVSSAQSAAPAATTVRPPDPVQETPLNVSAPTNADRLDSPLTVSPASVPLFSPEAKRRRMDGGEVDTFSSPELYAGNEGDEEAVKKGEESFGDSFELDTQTERIIAQQACQHRDGNDRDKNQLVETEIREEEMAEAAVEMKKDTHEESNRLEAPDNACPRFNSSLTDSQMELILSHQISPGPGGDNVVDEGGDEDANQAASESVNRSSSFLFDSLYESSLLAGLSPHQILDQSDEEEPVGREIRDHPLLSTQERRRSELLANQDAEKQEAVQWGESSFNLSEWGDSLLVGEHFLERRSLLKHTERTPEASLHKAQQPDEPKPHQIQPQPATTATTTQNEYDVDKASNNQGHIYNMKQQSNALNGNKLMNEEGENGKQVETNDSMSHNAVLKHPQAPESSFDCSPGLQEIFDRWPSMSDQPWQNTTTGHAAAHTLINAASTAEVPDLPQPSIQVDGNGAKSTAERDSPEERPPRHDGENVTERPGSVGDLIPPTQETPPVTPRVKLMTLSVQSPLTAQPLSRSTPSTLLPRKPAVTTCPKSRPGHSNQDTKQPGCSREHQLGEKPVRRSSSKTKPPLHTDQNRSPPRDRASLPSRRPKTPSDAESSPVIDEGFTLQLSQDASLCSSNSGTFSIIDVASDRRLFHTFINEWKTKERYSLALACEKREHRQQPEEEIGGKHKRASAAHQKLHRADGFPVRDSDGLVLIGLSVCWGVRDAYYMSLQQEQSKGLSSSLAPPPLDDDLPVSERLRQVKTCLSGPPAGQGGGVVVTYDIIQVYKTLVLSCGISLEGNCEDPKVACWLVDPGSEERTLPNMVTVYCPEELPLLDGLGNAHAHCPRVRAATKSVLLHSVMNHLTGLLEKDGMLDVFRSVEMPSQVSLALLELNGVGFSVQECERQKHVMQAKLTALESQAYNLAGHSFSLTSIDDIAQVLFLELHLPPNGDVGGPKSKKTLGYTRRGGGGGRVRLGKQFSTTKDVLEKLRPLHPLPGVILEWRRITNALTKVVFPLQREKQYHTTLAMDRIYTIAQTHTATGRVSFIEPNIQNVPKDFEISLPTVVGESPPSQDRCHTTTKTGKKRRSVMPSASAGRAEQGPAFSVSMRHAFVPFSGGMILAADYSQLELRVLSHLSKDQRLLQVLNGGADVFRCIAAEWKSIDQESVSDNLRQQAKQICYGIIYGMGAKSLGEQMGVEENDAACYIESFKARYKGINVFLKETVKNCIKNGYVQTLMGRRRYLPGITNANTHIKAHAERQAVNTTVQGSAADIVKLATVNIQKRLRKTYPAAPLSHQHAHSDTNHRRAGTPQLRGAYFVLQLHDELIYETTEEDLIQVAQIVKREMESAVKLYVKLKAKVKVGTSWGNLQDLDI, encoded by the exons GCATTGCCTTGTGTGCTCCCGCGGGGCAAGCCGAGAAGCTGCTGTTATGCAGCTGGGGCTTACCAAAACCCGTCCTGGAGCGCTACCAGAAACACGGAGTGACTCACATGTTCGAATGGCAGGCTCAGTGCCTCATGGTTGGACAGGTGTTGCAGGGAGGTAACCTGGTATACTCTG CCCCCACTAGTGCTGGAAAAACTCTGGTGTCGGAGCTGCTGATGTTGAAGCGTGTGCTGGAGACTAAAAGAAAAGCTCTCTTCATTCTGCCTTTTGTCTCTGTGGCTAAAGAGAAGATGCACTACCTTCAG AGTGTATTTGAAGAGGCAGGAGTCCGTGTGGAGGGATATATGGGCAGCACCTCGGCTGCTGGAGGGTTCAAAGCTCTGGATGTGGCTGTTtgcaccatagaaaaagccaatTCTCTCATTAACAGACTCATTGAAGAGGACAATATGGCTCTACTAG GTATGGTGGTGGTGGACGAGTTACATATGGTTGGAGATTCTGGAAGAGGATACCTACTAGAACTGCTCCTAACCAAAATCCGCTACATTGCGCAGAAGCAGAACACCACTGG GTCTCTCTCTGAAGGTGTGCAGATCATAGGAATGAGCGCCACTTTGCCTAACCTCTCCCTCCTGGCCAGCTGGTTAGGTGCAGAGCTTTACCAGACAGACTACAGACCCGTACCCCTGCATGAGCACCTCAAGGTGGGCTGCAATATCTACGACAAGAGCCTCTCTGTGGTCCGGCAGTTCACTCCTGCACTCCACGTCAAG GGCGACGATGACCACATAGTGAGCTTGTGCTATGAGACAGTGAGAGAGGGCCGCTCTGTGTTGCTGTTCTGCCCCTCGAAGAACTGGTGTGAGAAGCTGGCAGACAGCATTGCCAGAGAGTTCTACAACATCAGACATACTG ACCGTCAGGGCGAAGCAGAGCCTCAGCCGGTGTGTCTGGATCGGGAGGGACTGGTGGATGTTGTCGCTCAGTTGAGACGAACTCCAGCTGGTTTAGACCCCATCCTCCAGCGAACGGTGCCATGGGGGGTGGCCTTCCACCACGCTG GTTTGACATTTGATGAGCGTGATGTGCTCGAGGGAGCTTTTCGTCAGGGCATGGTCAGAGTCCTGGCCGCCACCTCTACCCTCTCCTCGGGGGTTAATCTCCCAGCTCGCAGGGTTATCATTCGAACCCCTACCTTCAACGGACACTTGTTGGACCCGCTCACGTACAAACAGATGGCTGGACGAGCGGGTAGACAAGGAGTAGACACAACAG GTGAGAGCGTGCTGGTGTGTAAGGAGGCCGAGCGTCAGAAAGGTATCAGTCTCCTTACGGGTGCTCTTCAGCCAATCAGCTCCTGCCTGGTGAGAAGGGAGGGAGAAGGCGTCACCACCAGCATGCTGCGAGCCATCCTAGAG ATCATTGTCGGAGGCGTAGCCAGCACGCCACAGGATGTGAAATCATACGCTCTGTGCTCACTACTGGCTGCCAGCATGACCCGTGACGGCAAAAAAGAATCAAATGAAGAGACCAACAAAGGAGCTATTGAGGCCTGTGTTGAGTGGCTGATGGAGAACGAATTTATCAGTATCCAGAAGGACGGACAAG AGGAGCGCTACTGTCCGACTCAACTCGGTGGTGCCACCCTCTCCTcgtccctctctcctcctgagGCTCTGGGAATATTTGCAGATCTCCAGCGGGCCATGAAGGGCTTTGTACTGGAAAATGACTTGCACATTCTGTATCTG ATCACCCCGTTGTACGCCGAGTGGACCACCATAGACTGGTATCAGTTCTTCTGTCTGTGGGAGCAGCTCTCTTCATCGATGAAGCGAGTAGCGGAGTTGGTGGGCGTCCAGGAGGGTTTTCTCGCAAGATCTGTCGGTGGCAAAATCGTCGCCAAGACAGAGAAGCAGCGTAGACAGATGGCTATTCATAAACG GTTTTTCACAACCCTCGTGCTGCAGGATCTGGTGAACGAGGTGCCTTTGGGAACAGTGGCATCCAAATACAACTGCAATCGTGGGCAGTTACAGTCTCTCCAGCAGTCTGCTTCTACATACGCAG GTATGGTAACAGTGTTCTGCAAGCGTCTGGGCTGGCACAAcatggagctgctgctgtcccAGTACCAGACCAGGCTGAGCTTCGGAGTCCAGAGGGAGCTGGTCGACCTCGTCAGAGTTTCCCTCCTGAACGCAACACGAGCCAGAGCGCTGTACGCACAAGGCCTCTGTACCGTCGCTGAACTAGCCAGGGCCACTGTGGCTGATGTGGAGAAAGCCCTGAGGAATGCTGTCCCATTTAAGAg CTCTAAGTGCGCAGTGGACGAGAGCGAGATGGAGGCCGCCGAGAGACGGAGCCTCCGCTGCGTCTGGGTGACCGGCGGTCGGGCCCTGACGGAGCAGGAGGCCGCTATTGAGATTGTGTCTGAGGCGCGGCTCCTCCTACGGGAAGATCTGGCTCAGTTAGGAGTTCAGTGGGACCCGACAACTCTTCCTCCTGAGGCTCCTGCTGTAAACGATCCCGATGATGCAGACGCCTCATCTGTCTCATGTCTCAGCTCACATGAAGCACAGGTCAACAGCAATACAGATCACCAGGAAGGAGACAGGGTCAAGAAAAGTGAGAGTAAAGATAttgacggacatggaggagagaaaaaggaagaagaTAAACGTGAGAAAGCAGAAGGAGAAGCCAACAGAGAGGATGGGAAGTCCAGGCCCGAAGACATGGTAGCAAAGGAGCAAAGAAAGGTAGATGGGACAGAGCCAGATGTCAGACAAACGGGTAGTGAAGTGCCAGTGGAAAGAGGAAACAACgagacaaataaagaaatactaaTGGCAAATGACACGGAAGATTCAGATGcaaaaagagaaagacaaaagCACACAAGGTCAAAGCAAGAAGGGGAATCGTGCAAGAAAGCAGAGCCAAAAGAAGAGGAGACGAGTAAAGAGATCGTCTCAGTCAGACCAGAGAGTCCTCAAGCTAATTGTAAGGTTCCTGAGAGGAGCCTGACACAGGAGCTGGCTGAAATCATATGCAGCCCTCTGCTTCGACCAAGGCCACGTCCTCCGCCGTCTCCTTCCCCAATGCCTCCTCCTCGGTTTAGAGCTCCAATATCCCGAGTAGAAGTACAACACAGTTATCCTACAAGGACATCAAGAGGAGATGGAGCCTCACCTGTTCATCCAGGTAGACTGAAGCACTCGAGAGCCTTAAGCAAAGTCCTACACTCTATACAAACTGACAAAAGCCTGCAAGATAATGTAGAGGCTGCACAGACGTCACACTCAAAACCCTCGGTGGTTTCTTCAGCCCAAAGTGCAGCGCCTGCAGCAACAACAGTTCGACCTCCTGACCCCGTGCAAGAAACCCCTCTTAATGTTTCTGCACCTACAAATGCAGACAGGTTAGACTCTCCTCTGACCGTCTCTCCTGCCTCAGTCCCCTTATTCTCTCCCGAGGCAAAGCGAAGACGGATGGACGGCGGAGAGGTAGATACGTTTTCATCTCCCGAGCTGTACGCAGGAAACGAGGGAGATGAAGAAGCTGTTAAAAAAGGAGAAGAGAGTTTCGGCGACAGCTTTGAATTGGACACTCAGACAGAAAGAATCATCGCTCAACAGGCATGCCAACACAGAGATGGGAATGATAGAGATAAGAATCAGTTGGTAGAAACAGAgataagagaggaggagatggcagAAGCAGCTGTAGAGATGAAGAAAGATACACATGAGGAAAGTAACAGGCTTGAAGCCCCCGACAATGCATGTCCCAGATTCAATAGTTCTCTCACAGATAGCCAGATGGAGCTCATCCTCAGCCACCAG ATTTCTCCTGGTCCAGGTGGTGATAATGTAGTAGATGAAGGTGGTGATGAGGATGCCAATCAGGCTGCCTCCGAGAGTGTCAACAGAAGCAGCAGCTTCCTGTTCGACAGCCTGTACGAAAGCTCTCTGCTGGCCGGTCTGAGCCCGCATCAGATCCTCGACCAATCGGACGAAGAGGAGCCTGTTGGCCGGGAGATCAGAGATCACCCTCTTCTGTCAACCCAGGAGCGAAGACGCAGCGAGCTTCTCGCCAATCAGGACGCGGAAAAGCAGGAGGCAGTCCAATGGGGCGAGTCCTCCTTCAACCTGTCGGAGTGGGGCGACTCGCTGCTGGTGGGTGAACACTTTCTGGAGAGGCGGAGCTtgctcaaacacacagagagaactCCAGAAGCCAGTCTTCATAAAGCACAGCAGCCAGACGAACCTAAACCCCATCAGATACAGCCACAACCCGCCACTACAGCTACCACAACTCAAAATGAGTATGACGTGGATAAAGCCAGTAATAATCAAGGCCATATATACAACATGAAACAGCAAAGTAATGCACTAAATGGCAATAAGCTGATGAATGAAGAGGGTGAAAATGGGAAGCAAGTGGAGACGAATGATTCAATGTCACATAATGCCGTTTTAAAACACCCACAAGCACCTGAAAGCTCTTTTGATTGCAGTCCTGGTTTGCAAGAGATCTTTGACCGCTGGCCTAGCATGTCTGACCAGCCCTGGCAAAACACCACAACAGGCCACGCAGCCGCTCATACACTCATAAATGCTGCAAGTACAGCAGAAGTTCCAGATCTACCTCAGCCCTCAATACAGGTGGACGGAAACGGGGCAAAGTCTACTGCTGAGAGAGATTCTCCAGAGGAACGACCCCCGAGACATGACGGTGAGAATGTAACGGAGAGACCGGGCTCTGTTGGCGATCTTATCCCCCCAACTCAGGAAACGCCACCTGTCACACCCAGAGTAAAACTGATGACTTTGTCCGTCCAGTCGCCTCTCACCGCTCAGCCACTCAGCCGGTCGACTCCCTCAACCCTCCTGCCACGGAAACCAGCAGTCACAACATGTCCTAAGTCTCGCCCAGGACACAGTAATCAAGACACTAAACAGCCAGGTTGCAGCCGTGAACACCAGCTGGGAGAGAAACCTGTTCGACGCTCAAGTTCAAAAACAAAACCCCCGCTACACACCGACCAGAATCGCAGCCCTCCCCGAGACCGTGCTTCTCTGCCATCCCGCCGGCCGAAGACTCCCTCTGACGCAGAATCATCACCCGTGATTGACGAAGGCTTCACTCTTCAGCTGTCCCAGGATGCATCGCTCTGTTCCAGCAACTCCGGCACCTTCTCCATCATAGACGTGGCGAGTGACAGGCGCCTCTTCCACACTTTCATTAATGAGTGGAAAACAAAGGAGCGGTACTCTCTGGCTTTGGCCTGTGAGAAGAGGGAGCACAGACAGCAGCCTGAGGAGGAAATAGGAGGGAAACATAAGAGAG CATCAGCAGCTCACCAGAAGCTCCACAGGGCTGATGGTTTTCCAGTAAGAGACAGTGATGGACTGGTGTTGATTggactgtctgtctgctggggAGTTAGAGATGCATACTACATGTCTCTGCAGCAAGAGCAGAGCAAAG GTTTGAGCTCCAGTCTGGCCCCTCCCCCACTGGATGATGATTTGCCAGTAAGTGAGAGGTTGCGGCAGGTGAAGACCTGTCTGAGCGGGCCACCGGCCGGTCAAGGAGGAGGTGTTGTTGTCACGTATGACATCATTCAGGTGTACAAGACGCTAGTCCTGAGCTGTGGCATCAGCTTGGAGGGAAACTGTGAAGATCCAAAG GTTGCGTGCTGGCTGGTGGACCCTGGCAGCGAGGAGAGGACTCTACCCAACATGGTGACGGTCTACTGTCCTGAAGAGTTACCTCTGCTGGACGGACTTGGGAACGCACATGCACACTGTCCTCGTGTCAGGGCGGCGACCAAGAGTGTGCTCTTACACTCCGTCATGAACCATCTCACTGGCCTGCTAGAGAAGGACGGCATGCTCG ACGTATTCAGGAGCGTCGAGATGCCCTCCCAGGTGTCTTTGGCTCTGTTGGAGTTGAATGGAGTTGGCTTCAGCGTCCAAGagtgtgaaagacaaaaacatgtgaTGCAAGCCAAGCTCACAGCGCTGGAGTCTCAGGCTTACAATCTGGCCGGACACAGCTTCTCCCTCACCAGCATCGACGACATAGCACAG GTGTTGTTTTTAGAGCTACACCTGCCTCCAAACGGTGACGTGGGTGGACCGAAAAGTAAGAAGACTCTTGGCTACACCAGgagaggcggcggcggcggcagagTACGACTTGGAAAGCAGTTCAGCACCACCAAG GATGTTCTGGAGAAGCTCCGCCCGCTGCACCCGTTGCCTGGTGTTATTCTGGAGTGGAGGCGGATCACCAACGCCTTGACTAAAGTGGTGTTCCCCCTGCAGAGGGAGAAGCAATACCACACCACACTGGCCATGGACAGAATTTACACCATcgcccagacacacacagccacag GTAGAGTGAGCTTCATTGAGCCCAACATCCAGAATGTCCCCAAAGACTTTGAGATTTCCTTGCCCACGGTGGTGGGGGAAAGCCCACCTTCACAAGACCGCTGCCACACGACCACCAAAACAGG AAAGAAGAGACGTTCTGTGATGCCTTCAGCTTCAGCGGGCCGTGCAGAACAAGGCCCGGCCTTCTCTGTCAGCATGAGACACGCCTTCGTACCTTTTTCAG gtgggatgatttTGGCAGCTGATTATTCTCAGCTGGAGTTGAGAGTGTTGTCTCATCTCTCCAAGGATCAACGCCTTCTGCAA GTGCTGAATGGAGGAGCAGACGTGTTTCGCTGCATCGCCGCCGAGTGGAAAAGCATCGACCAAGAGTCTGTGAGCGACAACCTCAGACAACAGGCAAAACAG ATTTGCTATGGCATTATCTATGGGATGGGAGCCAAGTCTCTGGGGGAGCAAATGGGAGTGGAGGAGAATGACGCGGCCTGCTACATAGAGAGTTTCAAGGCCAGATACAAAG GGATCAATGTTTTCCTTAAAGAAACTGTGAAGAACTGTATTAAGAACGGCTACGTTCAGACTCTGATGGGCCGTAGGAGATACCTACCTGGGATCACTAACGCCAACACGCACATCAAAGCACAT GCAGAGCGGCAGGCAGTGAACACAACTGTACAGGGTTCAGCAGCAGACATCGTTAAGCTCGCCACCGTGAACATCCAGAAACGACTACGCAAAACATATCCTGCAGCTCCACTCTCTCACCAGCACGCACACTCAG ACACCAATCACCGCAGGGCTGGGACGCCTCAACTCAGAGGAGCCTACTTTGTCCTGCAGCTGCATGATGAGCTCATCTATGAAACCACAGAGGAAGACCTCATACAG GTTGCTCAGATAGTCAAGAGGGAGATGGAGTCAGCAGTAAAGCTGTACGTAAAGCTCAAGGCCAAAGTCAAGGTGGGAACCAGCTGGGGCAACTTGCAGGACCTCGATatataa